Proteins encoded together in one Bacteroidota bacterium window:
- a CDS encoding DUF3291 domain-containing protein — protein MFVTITSLELKNPFKFFALSLYALRIIKQLQNTPCIDKKTSGVWTMHYTMTLWNTEEDLKAFAKQGAHLDAMRKSGLIAKQIRILTYQADKLPDWKTAKQKLLTEGRVHNF, from the coding sequence ATGTTTGTTACAATCACCTCTTTAGAGCTTAAGAACCCTTTCAAGTTTTTTGCACTTTCGCTATATGCATTAAGGATTATTAAGCAATTACAAAACACCCCTTGCATTGATAAGAAAACTTCAGGCGTTTGGACAATGCATTACACCATGACTTTGTGGAATACTGAAGAAGACTTGAAAGCATTTGCCAAACAAGGTGCTCACCTTGATGCCATGCGTAAAAGCGGATTGATAGCCAAACAAATACGCATACTTACCTACCAAGCCGATAAATTACCCGATTGGAAAACCGCCAAGCAAAAGCTGTTGACTGAAGGGCGGGTTCACAATTTTTAG
- a CDS encoding amidohydrolase, which produces MKIDSHAHILPKTWPDLKSKYGYGGFIYMDHHKPDAARMMRDDGKFFREVQQNCWDPEEIIKDMNAHNVDMMVLCTVPVLFNYWAKPEDTYDWSIFLNDHIAEVQAKYRKRFIALGTLPMQNIPLAIKEMKRCRNVLGLPGIQIGSNIQGKNLDDKSFFPFYEAAEALGMALFIHPWDMMGTDQMPNYFMPWLVGMPAEESRALCSLIFGGVFDKFPKLRIMIAHGGGSFPFTLGRISHGYQCRPDLCNVNDVQDPREYVGRFWVDGITHDKDAMRYLIKLMGEDKIMYGTDYPFPLGDLEHGKFLDEMTDLSTATKQKIFGHNVLDWLGMEAVEGVGVRLRENV; this is translated from the coding sequence ATGAAAATAGATAGTCACGCACACATACTCCCCAAAACCTGGCCCGATTTAAAAAGCAAATACGGATACGGGGGGTTCATTTACATGGACCACCACAAGCCCGATGCGGCCCGCATGATGCGCGACGATGGTAAATTTTTTCGCGAGGTGCAGCAAAACTGCTGGGATCCCGAGGAAATTATCAAAGATATGAACGCCCACAACGTGGATATGATGGTGCTTTGCACCGTGCCTGTGTTGTTTAATTATTGGGCGAAACCCGAAGATACCTACGATTGGAGTATTTTCTTAAACGACCACATTGCTGAAGTACAAGCCAAATACCGCAAACGTTTTATTGCGTTGGGAACACTGCCCATGCAAAACATACCGCTGGCAATAAAAGAAATGAAACGCTGCCGCAATGTGTTGGGGTTGCCCGGCATACAAATTGGCAGTAACATACAAGGCAAAAACCTTGACGATAAGAGCTTTTTCCCGTTTTACGAGGCTGCCGAAGCTTTGGGCATGGCCTTGTTTATACACCCTTGGGACATGATGGGTACCGACCAAATGCCCAACTATTTTATGCCGTGGCTGGTGGGGATGCCTGCCGAAGAAAGCCGCGCTTTGTGCAGCCTGATTTTTGGCGGTGTATTTGATAAATTTCCCAAACTGCGCATTATGATAGCCCACGGCGGGGGTAGTTTCCCGTTTACGTTGGGACGTATTTCACACGGCTACCAATGCCGCCCCGATTTGTGCAACGTAAACGATGTGCAAGACCCGCGCGAATACGTTGGCCGTTTTTGGGTAGACGGCATCACACACGACAAAGACGCTATGCGCTACCTGATAAAACTGATGGGCGAAGACAAAATAATGTACGGCACGGATTACCCCTTCCCTTTGGGTGATTTGGAGCACGGCAAGTTTTTGGATGAAATGACCGACCTAAGTACCGCTACCAAACAAAAAATATTTGGCCACAATGTACTGGATTGGCTGGGCATGGAAGCCGTTGAAGGCGTTGGCGTGAGGTTGAGGGAGAATGTATAA